The Sporosarcina sp. Te-1 DNA window ACTCCAACAGGACAACAGCCATCATCATGGTCATCGTTTCTATTCTGGTAGCAGGGATATTCTCCCTCTTGATCGGGCGCAAGGTGTCTACTCCAATTAAGGAATTTAGCCAGTTGATCAGCGAAACCGCCCAGCTTAACTTTACAACTACGGAACATTTGGAACGTCTCCAGAAACGGAAAGATGATTTTGGAGTTCTCGCAGACCAATATGACACGATGCTTCATTCAGTCCGATCCGCTTTTCGAACAGTCATTGACTCCAGTGATCGCTTGACAGGAATGTCCCAAGAGTTTACGACAAGCTCGGAGGAAACAAAGATAGCCGCTTCCCAAATTGCGGAATCTATTCAAGAGATGGCTACTGAGACCGAACAACAAAACAAAAAGGTTCATCAATCGATCGATGATATCAAACTAATTACAGCTGAAGTGGAACGGATGGGTTCCCATATGAAACGGGTCAGTGAACTGGTCCGGCAAACCGTCAATATCTCTACGGACGGAACATCGAAGGTAAAAGAAACAGAACAGAACATGAAGCTAATTCACAACTATACACGCGAATCCAAAGAAACTGTGATCCAATTGCAAAATAAGTCGCTGCAAATTGAAAGCTTCTCTTCCTTTATTACATCAATTGCCGAACAAACAAACTTGCTTGCATTAAATGCGGCCATTGAATCGGCACGTGCCGGAGAAGCGGGGAAAGGGTTTGCGGTAGTTGCAAATGAAGTTCGGAAACTTGCCGAAGAATCCAGCAAAGCAGCTCATCAGATCCACCAGTTGATTAATGAGATCAAGACGGACATATCCCTTACTATGGATAGCATGATGAACGGGTTTGAAGTAGTTCAGAACGGTTCTTCCCTTGTCAATGACACCGGTTCAGCATTTGATGACATATTAACAGCGGTACATACTGTTTCGGAGCAGACAGCCGAGACCGCTGAAATTTCGGAAAAAGTGGAGTCGATCATGCATACGTTATCCATTTCGATTAATGAAATCTCTGAACTCTATGGTAGACTGGCGAATCATGCAGAGGGAATTGCCGCTTCGACAGAGGAACAAACAGCTTCTGTAGAAGAAGTTGCCTACGCATCAAAACAGCTACACGCCATTGCCGACACCTTGAAACAAGAGATCAACAAATTCCATGTCGACCGTGCAGAACTCGAATAAGCAGCACAACATTATCGAGCGAAGGAAACGAAAGCTTCCTTCGCTTTTTTTAACTCTAGGATGCTAGAACTCTTTGTTTTCCCAATATCTTGAGTCCCTTAGGTGATTGCCTTCGACTCATCGTCTCTTACCACCGACTCTCTGACACTTACCACCGACTCTCCTACATTTACCACCGACCTGATTAATTCCACGTAAAAAAGCACACCATCAAGTGCGCTTTTCTAATGCCGCTAGTCCTCTCAGTTGCAGTATTCCTTTTAATATTGGAATTGGACTCTGACGGACGCCTGGACTACAATTTGCCCAGGTTCGATGGGTGTCGATGCAATTTTTGAAACAGCCAGCAGCGGCTCCGGTCTGCCTGGTTGATAGGCTGGATCTTCTGTAATTTTAATCGGTTTCGGATCAAGTTGAACCTGTATCGTTTCCGCAAGTGCCCGTGCTTTGGAAACCGCTTGTTTCAACGCCTTTTGCAATGCTTGCTCGTATAGGAGATTTTCATGTTCAATACCATACTGCAAGGAGCTGATCTGGTTCACGCCATGTTGGACAGCTGTATCAATGATGTGACCTGCATCCATTCCATTCGGTACCTTAACAGAGATGCTATTCGTGACGGTATAGCCCCGGAAGATCTGTTGTCCGTCTACGTAATCATAACGTGGATTAATCGTAAACGAGGTAGTCTGGATATTACTTTTGGGAATTCCTGACTGTTGAAGCGCCTCAATGACTCGGTTCATCCTCTCCGCATTTTCTTGCAGTGCAGCAGACGCCATCATATTTTCAGTAACGACTTCCAGTTGAATTTTTATAAAGTCAGGCTCCTTCTCAATTTGTCCAGAACCCGTTACAGTAATGATTCTTGCCGGAGGACGAGTATGGTGCATGACATATGGGTAATACAATGGACTTCCACCTTTCTCCAAAGTTCATCCTCTAGCATATGCAGCACCCATCCAGTTTGCATACGACAAAAAACCAGCAGCCGGAGCTGCTGGTTCATACGAGCACTTTACTGAAAAAGGCTTTCGTCCTTTCATTTTTTGGTTGATTAAACAATTCGTCGGGAGTCCCCTCCTCGACCAGTAACCCATTATCCATGAACGCCACCCGGTCCCCCACTTCTTTCGCGAAGCCCATTTCATGCGTGACGACTACCATCGTCATTCCTTCCAATGCCAATTGCTTCATAACGTCCAGCACCTCTTTGACCATTTCCGGATCGAGGGCTGAAGTCGGTTCGTCAAATAACATGATTTTCGGCTTCATCGCCAAGGCTCTTGCAATTGCCACCCTTTGCTTTTGGCCCCCTGACAGCTGCTCCGGATATGCATCCGCTTTATCTGATAATCCTACTTTGTTTAACAGTTGTCGGGCGAGTGCATCCGCCTCCTGTTTTCCCATCTTCCTAATTTTGACCGGAGCCATCGTAATATTGTCAATCACTCGCATGTGGGGGAATAAGTTAAACTGTTGAAAAACCATACCGACTTCTTTTCGAATTTCATTAATATCCGTTTTTGGATCATTTACCTGGACGCCATCAATAAAGATTTCACCGCTTGTGACCTCTTCCAACAAGTTGATACAGCGCAAAAACGTACTTTTTCCTGAACCACTTGGCCCGATGATGCAAATAACTTCCTTTTCCTCGATCTCATAGTCGATTCCTTGCAACACATGTAATTTGTCAAAATATTTGTGCAACCCTTTGATTGTAATCAAATGATCACCCTCCTGCCTGTGTACGCCCGAACGACAGGCGCTGTTTCCGCGGAGACGGTACATAGCTATTGCTAAACCGTTTTTCCACATAGCTGATCAATTTTCCGAAAATGAATGTCAGCAGCAAATAGAGCACCGCTACAGTCAAATAAGGCTCCCATGGCCGTAATGTCGCGCCTGCCACGACCTTTCCGGCGTACAGAAGTTCACTGCCTGCAATCATCGAGACAAGCGAGGAATCCTTCATTAAGGCGATCAATTCATTCCCGAACGGCGGTATCATGCGACGAAGCGCCTGGGGCAAGATAATGAGCCGCATCGCAGTCTTATGAGGCATGCCAAGCGAGCGGGCGGCCTCCATTTG harbors:
- a CDS encoding amino acid ABC transporter ATP-binding protein; translated protein: MITIKGLHKYFDKLHVLQGIDYEIEEKEVICIIGPSGSGKSTFLRCINLLEEVTSGEIFIDGVQVNDPKTDINEIRKEVGMVFQQFNLFPHMRVIDNITMAPVKIRKMGKQEADALARQLLNKVGLSDKADAYPEQLSGGQKQRVAIARALAMKPKIMLFDEPTSALDPEMVKEVLDVMKQLALEGMTMVVVTHEMGFAKEVGDRVAFMDNGLLVEEGTPDELFNQPKNERTKAFFSKVLV
- a CDS encoding SIMPL domain-containing protein; amino-acid sequence: MEKGGSPLYYPYVMHHTRPPARIITVTGSGQIEKEPDFIKIQLEVVTENMMASAALQENAERMNRVIEALQQSGIPKSNIQTTSFTINPRYDYVDGQQIFRGYTVTNSISVKVPNGMDAGHIIDTAVQHGVNQISSLQYGIEHENLLYEQALQKALKQAVSKARALAETIQVQLDPKPIKITEDPAYQPGRPEPLLAVSKIASTPIEPGQIVVQASVRVQFQY
- a CDS encoding methyl-accepting chemotaxis protein — its product is MKKNGKFQRNLIIMLVLTVAAMVIIISLLNYNRSQSALKSHQETTELLVERNLLDVIEGSEVAYSIVEDSLAKTMEEYSNVLLSEYGTNSDVTTWDLESYKEAFGGFDVYLINNQFVLERSTVKAEEGLNFNDIGLGTFMENIMDRGTFSSYPLEVSNATKQLTKFSYTPTPDKKYIIELSATAKRFEESLKSMDLALLTDNLKKGNDYIDDIGIFTLKSDRTPEFALNKKNEAGEMELFPEELLENAKQAIDQNKIIEIHKNGKLLKFIPKLSESTDEAAFKSSRLMLITYDETYFDKALDSNRTTAIIMVIVSILVAGIFSLLIGRKVSTPIKEFSQLISETAQLNFTTTEHLERLQKRKDDFGVLADQYDTMLHSVRSAFRTVIDSSDRLTGMSQEFTTSSEETKIAASQIAESIQEMATETEQQNKKVHQSIDDIKLITAEVERMGSHMKRVSELVRQTVNISTDGTSKVKETEQNMKLIHNYTRESKETVIQLQNKSLQIESFSSFITSIAEQTNLLALNAAIESARAGEAGKGFAVVANEVRKLAEESSKAAHQIHQLINEIKTDISLTMDSMMNGFEVVQNGSSLVNDTGSAFDDILTAVHTVSEQTAETAEISEKVESIMHTLSISINEISELYGRLANHAEGIAASTEEQTASVEEVAYASKQLHAIADTLKQEINKFHVDRAELE